In Rhodamnia argentea isolate NSW1041297 chromosome 1, ASM2092103v1, whole genome shotgun sequence, the genomic window CTGGAAAACTGTAAGAACTGATTATGGCTGTGATTATTTAAAGAGTAATCTCAATGgctttgttccttttcttttataagcTTCCTTGTACTTATCAAGAACCTCACCTGCGGAGCAGCTTTCCGGATGACATTTACTGCTTCCAGCAACACTACTCTCTCAGTTTCTATTAGCTGCTTTTCTTTGTCCTCCAACTTCAAGAAGCCAGCAACTCTCTCATTTCTGAAAAAATCATTCCCCATCTTCTCCAATGTGACTTTATTGGGGATGCCTCGTTCAACCTTTGTGTCCTTCGTCGATGCACTTAGAGTGCTGAATAATTGGTTCAGCAAACCATCAGTAAACAAGTCCAAATCTTTCAATCCTATCACCAAACCACTGGCACCATATTTGATCCACCTCGATGCGTCATCCAATGTTAAGCCATTACCACTTAAATGAAGCTTAACGAATATCGGTATCTTTACGTCTTCAAACATGGATGACGCAAGGTTATCCATGTGCTTCTCTTCACCAATGTCACATATAATAAAATCAGCACCTTCAGAAGTAGATGCACTTGATGCAGCACTTGCAGTCTTCACATTCCTAGCCACCAATGGGAGAACCACTGATTCAGACTTAGTATCTGCCATCATGCTTCTGGCCACAATAGCAGGAAGTCCTGTAAATAACGACGTAAACAAAATGGACCTTGTTCTATGATGATATCCATTAGTATCCGTATGTCAAACACTTTAAAAGAGAGTAGTCTACATAAGGAGATGCAGTTAAGGCATAGGTCATGGAAGCACCAGAGTCAATACACGTGGAGAAAGATGACCATTGCAACTAGCTAACTGCTCTAACTCGCAGATTAAGCATTTCTCACAACACTTCCACGCTATTAAAATCCACTTCGTGAGGATCTCCGAGTGGTAGTACTTCTACAGCATTGCTACCCAAAACTCATTGTCCAAGTCCTAAAACCACACTCTAGGACTAGAAATTTCAAACAACGAAGCCATGTCGACCACTTCTACCTAGACCAATTGCTAGACCAGATCAAATTCAAATGCACAACTCTTTTTCCCTCGAAGTCACACCTCTTCAGCAACAATTAAAATGGCCTCGTCAGCCATCACCAACCTTGATCAGACAGCAGAACACCACTGGCATTGATCGCAGAGACAATGTCGACCCGCTCGGCGACCAGCAAGTAAGCCCGGTCCCTCACGACCGACTTCAATAGGCAAGCCGCCTCGTAGAGCCTCTTCCCCgtgccctcgccgccgccgagGACGACGATGCCGACCCTGCCAGACACCGCCTCGTCGATCGAGTCGAGCGCCgcggcagaggaggaggagccatCGAGGACGTCTTCGGGGTCGAGCTGGAGGACAAGAGTGGGGACCTTGATCTCCGGGCGCTTGTAGCCGCCGGGGAAGAGCGTCCGTGGCTGCGGGACCTGGGACCGAGCGTCGTTagaccggaaccggaaccggtcgCTCGAGAGCGAGTTGGTCAGGAGGAGACGGCGGGCCCTGCGATGCGCGGAGAGGTAGCGAGAGAggcgagaggagagagatgggGATTTGGTGAAGAAGAGAGGCgcggaggcggaggaggcggcggcggcgtggagagagaggagaggtaCCATGGGAGGTGAGGAGGACGagtcgcagagagagagagggagagagaggggggtgatTTCTGCTTTGAGTGTGTGGTTTTCGCTGTTTTATCTTCTTATCAAGTGGAGAACGAAGGAGATGCGAGTAAACTGACCGTCGCTATAAAAGCACAAATCTGAGTCGGACGACGGGACCACCCGCCGTCGCCGGCGCTTCGTTTCCGGCGGCTGCAGGCGGTAAATCACAACACGAGGCAGTAACCATCAGGTAATTACAAAGTTACCAATTTATAGAATTTACGAACAAAACCTATAAAATTGAACTTCGTAACTAGCCAGCTCGCATCTTTAATTCAATTGTGAGTATCATAACATAGGCAATACTTAAAATATATGCTGTTGACACGTCGTAAATATTTAAGATTTGTTTTACAGGTCGTTATTACAGTTCTCGTGattattaaatgaaaaattttaacatCCTAAATGCGGCGATAGTTTTAAATCTATCTTCAACTATGCCATGACCTTAAATCTTAATAAAACTTTTCTTCAACGCCGTCTTTGAAATTTCACCGCCATTTTCTCATTATTTGAACACTCCTCGCTCCGCTCTTCACATCTCCCTCCACCGCTCCATGTCAATCGATCGCTCGCTGCTTCCCCAACACTTTTCTCGTCTCGCTCCTCCCCTGTAAGTCTCGACTCTCGTATTCAAAACTGTAGTTAGGCTTCGTAAGGCTTTTGACCTTCTCCTTCTAAATTTCTATTCAACTCCGGCAACGTTCGAATCCCTTCCGGTTGCTagatcatttctttcttttctgggtGTTCATAGTCGATTCGATGGGTGCTGATAACTGGGACCAAAAGAATCGAGTCCCGGTCTGCGTCTGCCGTCGTCGCTGGGCAGCGAGTAACCATCGGTTTCCATTTTGTGTTATGTCTTTTTGTTCATGTCTCTCGGGTTTAGTCTCTTTCAGGAGAGGTTCTTGGCAATGCCACTTTCTTGATGCTGGGTGAGGAAACGTCGTGGGTGCCTTTCTGCTCCTTAATCTGCTCAAATTTTCATCTCTTTTCAACCTCAAGTAAGTTGTGCTATCTTGATCTGATTCTTataggtttatcaaagggggtcaaaattttatttcgttGATGACTGCATCAAGAGGGGCTTACTGTAGGTTCTTGTTGCTGCGAATGCACTGAAGATGCTGTTGAAAAACTGCGCTTGGCAACGTTAACGTCGTAGGCGAATGATAGACTTGTTCTTCGCAATTCGCCATTCTCATGTGAGAACTTGCTTGGAATTCTTTTGCGTGTTATGGGTTTCTCCGGATATTATCGATCTAGGCTGGGGAAGCGTGGAAGATCGCCGGTTATACGACATAAAGAGATATTTCGTCTACGCGCCTTTTGAGTCCTGCAATTCTCGCTTGGTGAAGCACCCCGAAATCATGTACAAGGCTCTGCAGGTAGAATCTTCTCTCGCATCTTATTCTTTACTGACGACTATTATCATTGCTTGCGTACATAGCACCACCGATTGTTGATTATTCTCTAGAAATGCTCTTGAAAAACGAATTGATTTGTCACAAGGTGCTTCGATCGGCATGTAGATGAATGTTTGGAGCGAACACTAGCGTGATGATTTCCGAATAGTTGTTGTCAAATCATGCGAGACAAGCGCGTTATGGgcctgcatgataacacttctacttACGGATTTCTCTGCGTCAAGTCAATCTGGCagagaaatccgtttggtaaaaaccttgccgaagtagaaatccgtttggtaaaaaaattgacttccggtaggattttcaacttccggtggaatttttaacttccggcaagattttttgccaactttgagaagtaatttttttttacttctccaccttagaatcacttcttcgatcacattgacctccaccgaccgcccATCACCGGCCGGGCGGCCGGCCGCATtgccggtcgccgcccgcccgccaccggtcgccgcccgcccgccgccgccgccgcccgcccgccggccgccggccgccgcccgccgccggccgccgcccgccgccggccgccgcccgccgccggccgccgcccgccgccggccgccggccgGCCGCCGGTCGCGCGGCCGCCCGCCACCGGCCACCGGTCGCCCGTcacccgccgccggtcgccgccgaaccgccgccgaagattttgttaataatgttctagaagtagaaattttcaaccataatcaaacgaatttttctgatcaaaagttgatctgaaataaaagtagaaaaatcagcttctgttttgaaggagaagttgagaaatcaacttttggtcagaagttgagaagttgatcagaagtgttaccatgcgcaccctataCTGCTGTTTTAGACTGTTGATAGGACCATATAAGGCATTCCTTATTCTGCAAGCTCTACCGGAAGTCGAGGCAGCTCGAGCTATTCGAGAGGCGTAGTGAACCACTGAACCAGACAGGCAACTAGAGAGGTATCCGGTACCCGACTCATTCGACGTATAAGGAGGCTACATAGGCCCACCAAGAAGTGGTTCCAGATAGCAATGCTATTGTGAAGTACCGGCGATGAAGAACCGGAACGACTTGAGCTGAAGTCAATCCTGGGTTTATGAAGGAGATCAGATCGAGTCATGACCAGAGGCCTCGTGATATTGGAGCGGTCATTCGAACCAGGCAGGCCGCAGAAAGAAAAATTTGCCTAGTCACCGGATCCCTCAGCCCTGTTAGACGGATCCTGTTTCGAGTAAACTCGATATGGAAGCTGCCTGCAATGGCTAGCTTTTGCTTAAGATTATTTCCCAGCACAGTTTAGGTCTCTCTTGAGTTTCTTTACGTGGGAAATACACTAGTGTTTTGTTGGAGATCGCCGAAACGGGCGTGCAAATGACTTGTGCTAGTTATGAATTCTAAGTTGTGATGGGATATTTGGCTCCTCATTAACCATACTGTAAATCTTTTGGAGATGTTGGATTCAAATTCCCGGCCGGAGCCGCACGCGGTGCGGCTCGAGGAGTGGACGTAGGCGCCGAGTTTCGACTGAACCACTATAAGTCGATTGAGCATATTCTCTATGCCTAGTTCCTATATTGGATTTGCTTCCCCTTGCCAGTATACTTCTACTACGCATGCAAAAGGGAAGAACGGTCCAATCTTCATGAAACTAAAGAGTCCCACAGATTGAAATTTTACAACAttaaaagagaggagaaactttGGATCCAAAGATAGCACCCAGTGATTTGCAGCCAACTCAAGAAAGAACTCGTCAGAAACATTATGCCCGGCTCTTATGTCGTTTACAAAAGTTAGCTAAAATCGAACTGTCCAAAAAAGCCTTGAATCTATCATACGACGATCAAtacagttctaaacttttcaattatgcaatttttttattttaaacattttgatgatttttcactttattcctaaaccttttaattgggtCGGTTCAGTCctaagttttgccaatttatccaaataataggttgaggactaaattggcaaattgtcaaaatgtttaagattaaataagcacaaaatttaaaaaaaaaattaccaaatcatcaaaagttgtaggactaaatcgacataattaaaatgtttagaattgaccaCCATACAATatgattgtgaatttttggacaattttcccctccGGCTAAACTCGCTAAATCCAAATTATGAATCGGTCTGTATTCATCGAGAGAACAAGGGACCACCCCACAACAGAGTAAATGAGGTTAGCTAGAATTTCCCACCCAATGAGAGCAAAATGCTCAATTATTCAGGAAACAACATCACATTTCACAGAACGCCGTTACAACCAAGCTCGCCGGAtcaaagtgggaaaaaaaaaaacgagcgaTAGAACCGCGAATTGAATAGAGGAGCATACTGATACAGAAGCTAGGGCGCACCTTGAGAATGAGGTGATGATAGAACCGGACCTGATCGACGGAATTGGGAAGCGAACCGACCACGCCGGGCCTCAAGTAAGCCGGCGTGCCAGCGGCGAGGAGGGCGGGAGTGGCCGGATGATTCCTCTCGAGCCTGTAGTGCTCGCTCGTAGCATGGTCGCAAAAATGGAATGTGGGATTTTCCACCGTAAATCCTctttatctttatttgaaaattttccctgtTTAAATATATGAAAGGGCTTTCCATGAAACGATTTTGGTAAAAGTGTAAAGTCGATTTGTTGATATAAACTAATAGCGCACGTATCCGCCTAACGTTTTTCTAATCCCACAATGAGCcttttcatttcacttaaaaaaattaggataaaagaGTATTGAAATATTTGTGCAAAGGTCTCTACTAACAAGGGTCTCTACTAACAAAGGTCTCTACTAACCAGGGTCGCCAAAATACAAGTTaatcatgttttttttaatcgaaattaACCATATTTAATGACGAAACATTTGTGTTTATAATATACGAGTCATAACTAACACAATAAAGATTGCATTGGATACAACAACTTTTAATGAAGcagttgttagtaaattttttttttaagggtctGTTTATCTTCCGAAAAAATGAACAacctttaaaatattttttttttaaaaacagtcATTCACATCCCttacaaaattaaatgaatgGAAATACTTTTATCGTCTATAAtaatatttaggcataaattacTATTgatattcgaattttttttattaatttaagattttcacgatttaaaaaaaaaaatcgcaatcCATGGTTTTGTTTAGAGCCAAATTATGACATTGATTTTATTTGGAGGAAGCCCGGATTGTCTGGCAGACGCTCAAAGCCCGACGGGAGAGGGCGGGAAATAGCCGAGCCAACCCAGCTTCCGAAACTAACCAACGGCTGAGATCATCCCTCGGAACCGGGGAGCCACAACCGCACCGTCCGATCAGAAATCGCGTACGGAAAACAAGCAAAGAGCTGGATAAATGTCATATCTGTCGGGGATTGTTCGAGTAGCGCTCCAATACGTGGAGGGCTGCGATCGccgtcgtcgccgtcgtcgcAGTCCCCGAAGCTCAGCGAATTCCATAAAGGCCTTCTGGTTTTCCACAGAacgagaaagagggagagagagcgccATGGGAAGGAAGCCGAAGGTCGCGAAGGTCGAAGAGAAGCCTCAACTGGTAGAAACGCGCTCCTTTTAGCTCCGCTACTATGTCTTTCCGCGCCTCTGCTCTTCGATTCCCTGCCGTCTTCGTCGTCGACGAACGCTCGCTCTTTTCATTATGGTTTCGGCTTTTCCAGTTTTCGCCTTTGAATCGGCCGAATGCTCGTCTTCCTGAGTAGGGTTTTCGACTTACGTGCCGTTCGTTGATCTTTCATTTTGTTTCGTGCATCGCTCGCGGTTCGAGCGTTGCGTCTCTCCGTCAGCGCCTGATTTTGATCCGTTCGAGATGCTCGATTGCTCTGGCGCTAAGCGATGGCGACAAATGTAGGTCTTGTGAGCCTTGGAAATAGAAAGTGGAGGTGTGAAGTTACTGAAGGATGGTTCTGTAGAGTGGTTTGTTTGTCTGCTTGTAGTTGAAAGTGTTTGTCACGCGATGCTCGGATGGCTTATGCCTCCAAAGTCCTGTTTTCGTGTACTCTTCCTCACCGTTACAGTGCTAAGTAAGTGTTTGTTCGGATGTGGAATGGTGTTAGGGGCTGCCTCCAGAAATGCCCACTCTTCAAGACATGCTAACGGCTGTTGAGCTTGTAGTTACagtaaaatgagaaaaatgtggGCATTCCAAGAGGTCTCTTGGGAATTCTATTGTCATCCGCGCATGGGGAAACACAAATCTTTGAGGATTTTGTGAACAAGTGCCTTATTGTAACTGAACTCCCAAGCTCATGGGTTTTCTCGCGATATGTGCAATTAGTGCTTTGAAAAATAGATTTCCTTCTTTATCTGATATGCTTGACAAGTGCCCTGCAGTAATGAACTTCAAAAGTAGCCAACTAGTTTAAGTTTTGCAAATGTTGATTTGCTATAGTATCTGATATTTTTCAGTCATGGAAATCTGGGGCTGGTCAAGTTAATGTTATtaatttatgccaattcaacctCCCAGCTGTTTATCATGACTTATGAACACTTCTTTTTGCATGCATCACGTAAATTTCAACACAAATAATATGTTAAGTAGCTTGACATTGTGTGGCTTTATCAAAAGCTTGGAAGCAGAATTGTCCCCGAGAGGAAGGAAGAGTTGCCGCCTGAAGGTGCAAAGTCACCACCAAATGGACTACAAATGCAGCCTGCAAATCCAAATCCTTCACTTGAAAAAGTGGAACCAATGGCACAGAGTGCAGACCCTTCTTTGGAAAAAACAACAAAGCCTAAAAGGAAAGCATCTGCCAGCTTGTCCACCAATAAGAAGTCGAGAGAGGAGTACGGTTCGGTCCGCCGATCTGGACGTCTGCAAAATGCTGTGGTTCCTGCTAGGATTAAGGACATAGGACCTGTTTTCCAAGATATAACTGCCAATGACAGTGAGAATGAAGATGAGCCACCTTTACCTGAAGAAGGTCCATTGCAAAAGCTAAGCTTGAGTGAAATGAGCttggagacaaaagtcaattaCCTGTTTAAACAGCTGGAACTACCAGCAAGATTCATGGAACCTTCCAATTCTAAGGTCCAATATACCTTCGTTTGCTTGTTCTAGCAGAAAACTCTTTATAATCTATCTTGTGGAATGATTTTGATGATATTTGTGAACATCATGTTTATGAGAATGGTACAGGTGGCTGGGGAATTTTTGCCAAGTGGAAGTGCTTCCAATGCAGAtcttaaatacaaaattttgcATATGGATTGTGATAA contains:
- the LOC115756934 gene encoding uncharacterized protein LOC115756934 — translated: MGRKPKVAKVEEKPQLLGSRIVPERKEELPPEGAKSPPNGLQMQPANPNPSLEKVEPMAQSADPSLEKTTKPKRKASASLSTNKKSREEYGSVRRSGRLQNAVVPARIKDIGPVFQDITANDSENEDEPPLPEEGPLQKLSLSEMSLETKVNYLFKQLELPARFMEPSNSKVAGEFLPSGSASNADLKYKILHMDCDKKIEALQHENHVLTVKLENAVGKLEMYEQGNHIFSEVLDKLKQMVVLFNWTKPAETAAHGKQTARDGSFSPGAVGNASSPKRKACDGSFSPDAVGNAAYPKRKRPVDEAQKN